A portion of the Nitrospirota bacterium genome contains these proteins:
- a CDS encoding tetratricopeptide repeat protein: MGRHLLKSEGWAAVAGLVFALHPVNAEAVNYVTARSSLVSALFATLTFWLFLRAFDQKRGRRIWWWGSLASFAAAVLSKESGIAVLLPLVSYAAMFPRSEQNSAIDRPKTSPVWAVIPFAVVALTYAIVLKLVGGGRITLHDGAANPLWVFVEVLVRSLALWIWPFPLGLDHPLSLLTGFDWIAATATVTGGVLLLAAIWGFRRRSHIISWAFIWAVAGLLPLLPLPWMTTRGLLQENRLAFSAVGLAWLTAAALQAGWGLLARQVPDSRAAQWIYTAGIAILLIIAMGMDRWRATVWHDDRALWEETVRNAPEYPVAHVNLGSAYLKEGEYDRAETAFRRALSLDPKHKTAHYNVGLLALRQGRYQEGRASLQQALALDPAYAKAYRALGTLEIESGNLQAGVEAFQRAAAINPGDAATYAEFGRLAQRAGHGALAERAFQEALRHAPDHVAVRNALGTLYLDQRRWEEALAQFTVASQRDPTSLEAVYNRAVALYRLGRFSEARGAITPVLTRIPPGEEFDSYRRVAQAILRAGETTSP; this comes from the coding sequence GTGGGACGGCACCTGCTCAAGAGTGAAGGCTGGGCGGCGGTGGCAGGGTTGGTGTTTGCTCTTCACCCGGTGAACGCCGAGGCTGTCAACTACGTGACGGCGCGATCCTCACTGGTGTCCGCACTCTTCGCGACGCTGACATTCTGGCTGTTCCTCCGAGCATTTGATCAGAAGAGAGGGAGACGGATCTGGTGGTGGGGTAGTCTTGCATCATTCGCGGCTGCGGTACTGAGCAAGGAGTCCGGTATTGCGGTCCTCCTTCCTCTCGTGAGCTATGCCGCGATGTTCCCCCGGTCCGAGCAGAATTCGGCGATCGATCGTCCAAAGACAAGTCCGGTGTGGGCTGTGATCCCGTTCGCTGTCGTGGCTTTGACGTATGCGATTGTATTAAAGCTCGTGGGAGGCGGAAGGATCACGCTGCACGACGGGGCCGCAAATCCCCTCTGGGTATTCGTCGAAGTGCTGGTGCGTTCCCTGGCTTTGTGGATCTGGCCATTTCCGCTGGGCCTCGATCATCCGCTCTCGCTCCTCACCGGCTTCGATTGGATCGCGGCGACAGCTACAGTGACTGGCGGCGTGCTTCTGTTGGCGGCGATATGGGGCTTTCGACGTCGATCCCACATCATTTCCTGGGCATTTATCTGGGCCGTAGCTGGACTGTTGCCGCTTCTGCCCTTACCCTGGATGACGACCCGAGGTTTGCTCCAAGAGAACCGGCTTGCATTCTCTGCGGTGGGCCTTGCCTGGTTGACCGCCGCAGCGCTGCAAGCGGGGTGGGGCCTGCTGGCACGGCAAGTCCCGGATTCTCGCGCGGCGCAGTGGATCTATACGGCGGGGATCGCGATTCTCCTCATTATCGCGATGGGAATGGATCGGTGGCGTGCTACGGTTTGGCACGACGACCGCGCCCTGTGGGAGGAGACCGTGCGAAACGCTCCCGAGTACCCGGTCGCGCATGTCAATCTGGGCTCGGCCTATCTAAAGGAGGGCGAGTACGACCGAGCGGAGACCGCGTTCCGCCGTGCACTGAGTCTCGACCCCAAACACAAGACCGCGCACTACAACGTAGGCCTCCTTGCGTTGCGTCAAGGTCGGTATCAGGAAGGCCGGGCGTCTCTTCAGCAGGCACTTGCCTTGGATCCTGCATACGCAAAAGCCTACCGAGCCCTGGGAACGTTGGAGATCGAGTCCGGGAATCTGCAGGCCGGTGTCGAGGCTTTTCAGAGGGCTGCGGCGATCAACCCCGGAGACGCGGCGACCTACGCTGAATTTGGTCGCCTCGCCCAGCGCGCTGGACACGGTGCGCTAGCGGAAAGGGCCTTCCAGGAGGCGTTGCGTCATGCTCCCGACCACGTGGCCGTCCGAAACGCTCTGGGGACGCTTTACCTCGATCAACGGCGTTGGGAGGAAGCGCTCGCCCAGTTTACGGTGGCCAGCCAGCGCGACCCAACTTCGCTCGAAGCAGTGTATAACCGGGCAGTAGCTTTGTACCGTCTTGGTCGGTTTTCTGAGGCCAGAGGGGCCATTACCCCGGTACTGACGCGAATCCCTCCCGGAGAAGAGTTCGACTCGTACCGCCGTGTGGCCCAGGCCATTCTCCGTGCGGGTGAAACGACGAGTCCGTAG
- a CDS encoding endonuclease Q family protein — MRIVADLHIHSYLSRACSPQLRPENLYEWCQLKGITALATGDFTHPKWFSELTETLVEADPGLFTLKPDRAKAVDERVFPACRAPVRFVLGVEISCIYKKGPRVRKVHHLVFMPSLEAAERFNTSLAKIGNLRSDGRPILGLDSRNLLELVLKADPQAVLIPAHAWTPHFAVFGSESGFDSLEECFEDLTPHIFAIETGLSSDPAMNWRLSALDGITLISNSDAHSPEKLAREANLFDTDLSYRGIFDAIKARDGRFVKTLEFFPEEGKYHVDGHRNCRTRLDPKETLRRNGLCPVCNKPVTVGVLHRVERLADRPEAIRPSGAPHFENLIPLKEVLSEVLRVGPSSVKVAALYRRLLESFGNELFILRELSLARLERDHPTVALAVDRMRRGKVRIDAGYDGEYGTISLLSEEDLASKRQMALFDA, encoded by the coding sequence ATGCGCATCGTCGCTGATCTTCACATCCATTCCTACCTCTCGCGGGCGTGCAGCCCGCAGCTCAGGCCCGAAAACTTGTACGAGTGGTGCCAGCTCAAGGGCATCACCGCGCTCGCCACCGGCGATTTTACCCACCCGAAATGGTTCTCGGAGCTGACCGAGACGCTCGTGGAGGCCGACCCCGGGCTGTTCACCCTGAAACCCGATCGGGCCAAGGCCGTGGATGAGCGGGTCTTTCCGGCGTGTCGGGCGCCGGTTCGGTTCGTGCTGGGCGTGGAGATCAGTTGCATCTACAAGAAGGGGCCGCGCGTACGCAAGGTGCACCACCTGGTTTTCATGCCCTCGCTCGAGGCGGCCGAGCGCTTCAACACCAGCCTCGCGAAGATCGGCAACCTGCGCTCCGATGGCCGGCCCATCCTTGGGCTCGACTCGCGCAACCTGCTCGAACTGGTATTGAAGGCCGACCCTCAGGCCGTGCTTATTCCAGCCCACGCGTGGACCCCGCACTTCGCGGTATTCGGCTCGGAGTCGGGATTCGATTCCCTCGAAGAGTGCTTCGAAGACCTCACCCCGCACATCTTCGCGATCGAGACCGGCCTGTCGTCCGACCCCGCGATGAATTGGCGATTGTCCGCGTTGGACGGCATCACCCTGATCTCCAACTCGGACGCGCACTCCCCGGAAAAGTTGGCGCGCGAGGCCAACCTGTTCGACACCGACCTGTCGTATCGGGGCATCTTCGACGCGATCAAGGCCCGCGACGGCCGCTTCGTCAAGACGTTGGAGTTCTTTCCCGAAGAGGGCAAGTATCACGTGGACGGCCACCGCAACTGCCGGACTCGGCTCGATCCCAAGGAGACGTTACGGCGCAACGGACTGTGCCCGGTCTGCAACAAGCCGGTCACGGTCGGCGTGTTGCACCGCGTCGAGCGCCTCGCGGACCGACCCGAGGCGATCCGACCCTCGGGCGCCCCGCATTTCGAGAATCTGATTCCGCTCAAGGAAGTGCTGAGCGAAGTCTTGCGGGTGGGACCCTCCAGCGTCAAGGTCGCTGCGCTGTATCGCCGCCTGCTCGAATCCTTCGGCAATGAGCTGTTTATTCTCCGGGAACTGTCGCTCGCGCGCCTCGAACGCGACCACCCCACGGTTGCGTTGGCAGTGGATCGCATGCGCCGGGGCAAGGTGCGAATCGACGCGGGTTACGACGGAGAGTACGGTACCATTTCGCTCCTGTCCGAAGAGGACTTGGCCTCAAAGCGCCAGATGGCGCTGTTTGATGCCTGA
- a CDS encoding UvrD-helicase domain-containing protein, which produces MPDPLNTAQRNAVETVDGSVIIAAGPGTGKTRTFAHRVAHLIQDRHVSPERILAVTFTRSAAGEMRDRLKGLLGEVPPALWVETYHAAAFRILGEQGYPFGVGVDFALIADEDKPALLDGLVPKKEATAFLDDLRKTKQRLAWPEDGPGAAYQRRLAARRLLDFDDLFLYAMRLFEERPDVAADYRERFRHIVVDEFQDTSFAQYRFIRSLAREANPPIPPLTKGGKGGFSLCVIGDPDQAIYGFAGGFRAFEAFATDFPDHRVCRLSENYRSQGMIVAAAGQVIAKSPAHLPRRLTARLANGLPLAISRYGTDRQEAEMIVRKIEALLGGSSHFTIDSGWAQSDDGHRTYGLSDIAILYRLHAQSRPIADALDRSGLPYRCFGRSGAAQDVEDFVAGEPALRSEAISLMTLHRAKGSEFPVVFIAGCEEGLLPYHRNDDVEEERRLLFVGMTRARQRLFVSSAATRFLYGETRRAGPSSFLSDIQEELRQLEEGRAPRRPIEQNRQQSLF; this is translated from the coding sequence ATGCCTGATCCCCTCAATACGGCTCAGCGCAACGCGGTCGAGACCGTGGACGGATCGGTGATCATCGCGGCCGGACCCGGCACCGGCAAGACCCGCACGTTCGCCCACCGCGTCGCGCACTTGATCCAGGACCGGCACGTCTCACCCGAGCGTATCCTGGCCGTCACGTTCACCCGCAGCGCGGCCGGAGAAATGAGGGATCGGTTGAAAGGCCTGCTGGGCGAGGTGCCGCCTGCCCTCTGGGTAGAGACTTACCACGCCGCAGCCTTTCGCATCCTGGGGGAGCAGGGGTATCCGTTCGGGGTTGGGGTCGATTTCGCGCTGATCGCCGATGAGGACAAACCCGCGCTGCTCGACGGTCTGGTACCCAAGAAAGAAGCGACCGCGTTCCTCGACGATCTGCGGAAGACGAAACAACGGCTCGCCTGGCCGGAAGACGGACCAGGCGCGGCATATCAGAGGAGATTGGCAGCCCGCCGGCTGCTCGACTTCGACGACCTCTTCCTGTATGCCATGCGTCTGTTCGAGGAGCGGCCGGACGTTGCAGCGGACTACCGCGAACGCTTTCGTCACATCGTGGTCGACGAATTTCAGGATACGAGTTTTGCCCAGTACCGGTTCATACGATCCTTGGCCCGCGAGGCGAATCCCCCCATCCCCCCTTTGACAAAGGGCGGCAAGGGGGGATTTAGTCTTTGCGTGATAGGCGACCCGGACCAAGCCATCTACGGCTTTGCCGGGGGTTTTCGCGCGTTCGAAGCGTTCGCGACCGACTTCCCGGACCACCGCGTCTGCCGTTTGTCGGAAAACTACCGCTCGCAGGGCATGATCGTCGCGGCCGCGGGGCAAGTCATCGCCAAGAGTCCGGCCCACCTGCCGCGACGCCTCACCGCGCGGCTCGCCAACGGCCTGCCCCTCGCCATTTCCCGCTACGGGACGGACCGGCAGGAAGCCGAGATGATCGTGCGTAAGATCGAAGCGCTACTCGGCGGCTCCAGCCACTTCACCATCGACAGCGGGTGGGCCCAGTCCGATGACGGCCACCGCACCTACGGCCTGAGCGACATCGCGATTCTGTACCGACTCCACGCGCAGTCTCGGCCGATCGCCGACGCGCTGGACCGTTCCGGCCTTCCATATCGATGCTTCGGAAGATCCGGCGCAGCGCAGGACGTTGAAGATTTCGTCGCGGGTGAACCCGCGCTTCGGTCGGAGGCGATCAGTCTCATGACGCTGCACCGCGCCAAAGGGTCGGAGTTTCCAGTCGTGTTCATCGCTGGTTGCGAGGAAGGATTGCTCCCCTATCATCGCAACGATGACGTGGAAGAGGAGCGCCGACTGCTCTTCGTCGGCATGACACGGGCGCGACAGCGGCTCTTCGTGTCGTCGGCCGCGACACGTTTTCTCTATGGCGAGACGCGCCGCGCCGGGCCCTCGTCGTTTCTGTCGGACATCCAAGAGGAATTGCGGCAGCTCGAGGAGGGCCGGGCCCCCAGACGGCCCATCGAACAGAATCGCCAGCAGAGCTTGTTCTGA